The following coding sequences are from one Sulfitobacter sp. OXR-159 window:
- a CDS encoding DUF5131 family protein → MAQKSEIEWTDATWNPVTGCTKVGPGCEHCYAERFAERWRGIQGHPYEQGFDLRLWPSRLGQLAQWKKPRMIFVNSMSDLFHKDIPREFIDHVFDAMEAADWHVYQVLTKRSSLMRNYVRRRYNGGRVPSHIWLGVSVEDAAHKGRIEHLRQINSDARFISFEPLLGPIGEVDLTSVAWAIVGGESGPGARPMEAAWATELRVACERYEVAFFFKQWGGARPKSGGRLLEGEEWNGFPWQIVPKAIMAELQ, encoded by the coding sequence ATGGCACAGAAATCTGAAATCGAATGGACGGATGCGACATGGAATCCTGTGACGGGATGCACGAAGGTCGGTCCCGGCTGCGAACATTGCTACGCAGAAAGGTTCGCTGAACGCTGGCGCGGTATTCAAGGACATCCATACGAACAAGGTTTCGACTTGCGCCTATGGCCGTCACGCCTTGGGCAGCTCGCACAGTGGAAGAAGCCGCGAATGATCTTCGTCAACTCGATGAGCGACCTGTTCCACAAGGATATTCCGCGTGAGTTCATCGACCACGTGTTCGATGCGATGGAGGCCGCCGACTGGCATGTCTATCAAGTCCTGACCAAGCGCTCATCACTGATGCGCAACTACGTGCGCCGCCGCTACAACGGTGGGCGAGTGCCGTCGCATATCTGGCTTGGCGTGTCCGTCGAGGATGCCGCACACAAAGGGCGGATTGAACACCTTCGGCAGATCAACTCGGATGCGCGCTTCATCTCATTCGAACCGCTGCTAGGCCCGATTGGCGAGGTCGATCTGACAAGTGTTGCTTGGGCGATTGTCGGCGGCGAAAGTGGGCCCGGCGCTCGTCCGATGGAAGCGGCGTGGGCGACCGAATTGCGCGTTGCCTGTGAGCGATACGAAGTTGCTTTCTTCTTCAAACAGTGGGGCGGTGCGCGGCCGAAATCCGGCGGTCGTCTGCTCGAAGGCGAAGAATGGAACGGGTTCCCGTGGCAAATCGTGCCGAAGGCGATCATGGCCGAATTGCAATAG
- a CDS encoding recombinase family protein: MAKVGYARVSSVGQSLDVQREKLDGCDKLFEEKRSGTTDARPQLKECLNYVRDGDQLIVTRIDRLARSTLHLCQIAETLKQKGVDLVVLDQNIDTSDATGRLLFNMLGAIGQFETEIRAERQMDGIKKAKDRGVQFGKRPALSEDQIVELRKKRTAGMLIKDLMAHYSLSKATIYRYLGANEP, from the coding sequence ATGGCCAAAGTCGGATACGCCCGCGTCAGCTCAGTCGGACAATCTCTGGACGTGCAGCGCGAAAAGCTGGATGGCTGCGACAAGCTTTTCGAAGAGAAGCGCAGTGGTACGACGGACGCCCGCCCTCAGCTGAAAGAATGCCTGAATTACGTCCGCGACGGTGACCAGCTGATTGTCACACGTATCGACCGATTGGCGCGATCCACACTGCACCTTTGCCAGATCGCTGAAACACTGAAACAGAAAGGTGTCGATCTGGTCGTGCTCGATCAGAATATCGACACGTCCGACGCAACCGGGCGGCTGCTGTTCAACATGCTCGGAGCCATTGGCCAGTTCGAAACCGAAATCCGCGCCGAGCGACAGATGGATGGGATCAAGAAGGCCAAAGATCGCGGCGTACAGTTCGGCAAACGACCCGCGCTTTCAGAAGATCAGATCGTTGAGCTACGCAAAAAGCGTACCGCTGGAATGCTGATCAAAGATCTGATGGCACACTACAGCCTCTCAAAAGCGACAATCTATCGGTATCTCGGAGCGAACGAACCGTGA
- a CDS encoding Tn3 family transposase, translated as MAHRAVLTARQRAALFHLPTDEALILRHYALSDEDIDFIRTRRRPENLIGFALQLCALRYPGRLLRPGEIIPKEMSDFIAAQLGVKPDDLLHYAERENTRHEHLEVLRKIYRYEMFKGKRVKQMRAWLDQNAEGAQSSEGLVRAFVQECRGRHIILPGTTVMERMCADALVAAERRIETRITARLDRAMRARLDGLLNEEEEGQTTTFVWLRQFEPGKNSADINRLLDRLEFLKAIALAPEIMDDIPAHRVTRLRRQGERYFAKGLRDITSDRRLAILAVCVVEWSAAIADTVVETHDRIVGSVWRDAKRICDARVTEAQADVAKTLAGFETLGSNLLMAKGDDAALANAVDSSCGWSGLESLVAQATQLQATVKADTLAHVSKGFHRFKRYARRMLNALDMTCASVAQPLITAAQIIRDKQDIPATSLTFLQPRSKWRPQFRAPDIDQERLWVVAVLCHLRDAFRSGDIWLPHSRRHADMKQALVSIDAARAMGLSMPLEPEIWMADRKRRLEEGLKRLAKAVRSKTLPSGVIEDGVLRVSRLDADVPEEAGDLVLDLYRRLPETRITDILTEVDKDTGFTEAFTHLHTGAPCRDKIGLLNVLLAEGLNLGLSKMANATNTHDFIQLSRLSRWHVESEGMARALAMVIDAQTHLPMTKFWGVGKTASSDGQFFPTTRQGEAMNLINAKYGNEPGIKAYTHVSDQYAPFATQVIPATVSEAPYILDGLLMNEAGRKIKEQYADTGGFTDLVFAATSLLGYHFHPRIRDLSSKRLHVFDLRAVPKELKGLTGDKIREAKIVENWPDVLRCIATMLSGRMQPSHLLKKLAARPRQHDLALALREIGRVERTLFIIEWLLDTDMQRRAHIGLNKGEAHHALKGALRIGRQGEIRDRTTEGQHFRIAGLNLLTAIIIYWNSKQLGNAVARRQRAGLDCPPELLAHISPLGWAHIILTGEYRWRKIEAQNP; from the coding sequence ATGGCACACCGAGCGGTTCTGACCGCGCGACAGCGCGCGGCCCTTTTCCACCTTCCAACGGATGAGGCGTTGATCCTTCGGCATTACGCCCTGTCCGATGAAGACATCGATTTTATCCGCACCCGCCGCCGCCCTGAGAACCTGATCGGATTTGCGCTGCAGCTTTGTGCCCTTCGATATCCGGGACGGCTGCTGAGGCCCGGAGAGATCATCCCCAAAGAAATGTCTGACTTCATCGCCGCCCAGCTCGGCGTCAAACCCGATGACCTTCTACATTATGCCGAGCGAGAGAACACACGGCACGAGCACCTGGAAGTACTGCGCAAGATTTATAGGTACGAGATGTTCAAGGGCAAGCGGGTCAAACAGATGCGTGCGTGGCTTGATCAGAATGCCGAAGGTGCGCAATCGAGCGAAGGTCTGGTGAGGGCCTTTGTGCAAGAATGTCGTGGGCGGCATATCATCCTGCCGGGAACGACTGTCATGGAACGGATGTGCGCCGACGCGCTTGTTGCTGCCGAACGCCGGATCGAAACTCGGATAACGGCGCGCCTTGACCGCGCGATGCGCGCTCGTCTCGATGGCTTATTGAATGAGGAAGAGGAGGGCCAAACCACCACGTTCGTGTGGTTGCGCCAGTTTGAGCCAGGCAAGAACTCCGCAGATATCAACCGCCTGCTTGATCGGCTGGAGTTTCTGAAGGCGATTGCCTTGGCACCAGAAATTATGGACGACATCCCAGCACATCGGGTCACGCGGCTGCGCCGTCAGGGAGAACGCTACTTTGCGAAAGGACTACGTGACATCACCAGTGACCGCCGCCTTGCCATCCTGGCCGTCTGCGTCGTGGAATGGAGCGCTGCCATCGCAGATACCGTTGTGGAAACACATGACAGGATTGTAGGCAGCGTCTGGCGGGATGCGAAACGGATCTGCGACGCGCGGGTCACGGAAGCTCAGGCGGACGTCGCAAAGACCCTGGCTGGATTTGAGACCCTGGGATCAAACCTATTGATGGCCAAAGGCGACGATGCCGCCCTCGCCAATGCCGTCGATAGTTCTTGCGGCTGGAGCGGCCTTGAAAGTCTGGTCGCGCAAGCAACACAGCTTCAGGCAACGGTGAAAGCAGATACTCTGGCCCATGTGTCCAAGGGCTTCCACCGGTTCAAACGCTATGCTCGGCGCATGTTGAATGCTCTGGATATGACATGCGCCAGTGTGGCCCAGCCATTGATCACGGCAGCGCAGATTATCCGTGACAAACAGGATATCCCGGCCACATCGCTGACCTTTTTACAACCACGTTCGAAATGGCGACCGCAATTCCGCGCGCCCGATATTGATCAAGAGCGGCTGTGGGTTGTCGCCGTCCTGTGCCACCTGCGCGATGCGTTCCGTTCTGGCGATATCTGGCTTCCGCATTCGCGGCGTCATGCCGACATGAAGCAAGCCCTTGTGTCCATCGATGCCGCCCGCGCCATGGGGCTTTCAATGCCACTGGAACCAGAGATCTGGATGGCTGATCGAAAGCGCCGCTTGGAAGAGGGGCTGAAACGGCTGGCCAAGGCGGTGCGCTCCAAAACCTTGCCGAGTGGAGTCATTGAAGACGGCGTTTTGCGCGTGAGCCGTCTTGACGCCGATGTGCCGGAGGAGGCCGGTGATCTCGTCCTCGATCTTTACCGTCGTCTGCCGGAGACGCGGATCACCGATATTCTCACAGAGGTCGACAAAGACACCGGCTTCACCGAAGCCTTCACGCATCTGCACACCGGTGCCCCATGCCGTGACAAGATTGGCTTGCTGAACGTGCTCCTGGCGGAGGGTCTCAATCTAGGCCTGAGCAAAATGGCAAATGCCACCAACACTCATGACTTCATACAGCTTTCCCGTTTGTCACGGTGGCATGTCGAAAGCGAGGGAATGGCCCGCGCCCTGGCCATGGTGATTGATGCGCAGACCCACCTGCCAATGACCAAATTCTGGGGTGTAGGGAAAACGGCTTCCAGTGATGGGCAGTTTTTCCCAACGACGCGGCAGGGCGAGGCAATGAACCTCATCAACGCAAAATACGGCAACGAGCCGGGCATAAAGGCCTACACCCACGTCTCTGACCAGTATGCGCCATTCGCCACTCAGGTCATTCCCGCCACGGTGAGCGAGGCACCTTATATCCTCGACGGCTTGCTGATGAACGAGGCGGGACGGAAGATAAAAGAGCAGTATGCCGACACCGGCGGCTTCACCGATCTCGTCTTCGCCGCCACGTCCCTGCTCGGGTACCACTTCCATCCCCGCATTCGCGACCTGTCCTCCAAGAGGTTGCATGTGTTTGACCTCCGCGCTGTTCCCAAAGAGCTGAAAGGGTTAACCGGGGACAAAATTCGGGAAGCGAAGATCGTCGAAAACTGGCCGGATGTTTTGCGCTGTATCGCAACAATGCTGTCGGGCCGGATGCAGCCAAGTCACCTCCTCAAGAAATTGGCCGCGCGCCCGAGGCAACATGATCTGGCGTTGGCCTTGCGGGAGATCGGCCGGGTCGAACGCACATTGTTCATCATCGAATGGCTGCTCGACACCGACATGCAGCGCCGCGCCCATATCGGCTTGAACAAGGGAGAGGCACATCACGCCCTGAAAGGTGCTCTTCGGATCGGGCGTCAGGGAGAAATCCGCGACCGTACCACGGAAGGACAACACTTCCGCATCGCTGGCCTCAATCTGCTGACCGCCATCATCATTTATTGGAATTCCAAACAGCTCGGAAACGCTGTGGCAAGGCGACAGCGGGCAGGATTGGATTGCCCACCCGAACTCCTCGCCCACATATCGCCGCTTGGGTGGGCCCATATCATCCTAACAGGCGAATATCGTTGGCGGAAAATAGAAGCGCAAAATCCTTAA
- a CDS encoding H-NS family nucleoid-associated regulatory protein codes for MADCDLEPLSLGELKKMQKDVAKAIATFEDRQKAEARAKVEAVARDLGYSLAELVGTDSKTKRAPVAPKYQHPENPAVTWSGRGRKPQWFVDALAAGTTAGDLEIR; via the coding sequence ATGGCTGATTGCGATCTCGAGCCACTGTCGCTCGGCGAGCTGAAGAAAATGCAGAAGGACGTCGCCAAGGCGATTGCCACATTCGAGGATCGGCAGAAGGCGGAAGCCCGCGCCAAGGTAGAAGCTGTCGCCCGGGATCTGGGCTATTCACTGGCCGAACTCGTCGGGACAGATAGCAAGACCAAGCGCGCTCCAGTCGCACCAAAATACCAGCACCCTGAGAACCCGGCCGTCACCTGGTCTGGTCGCGGGCGTAAACCGCAGTGGTTCGTAGACGCGCTGGCTGCTGGCACAACGGCTGGTGATCTGGAAATTCGCTGA
- a CDS encoding DEAD/DEAH box helicase, translated as MNLKELISDERTSITGQGIDNRAYSRTLRHLRSYNFWEGVDDAPHLWGHQQAAIATVVAYLHGDKQIPERPEHTEAALLKLPTGTGKSGIIAILARCLPEVRRVLVLTPRTALTEQLLADIRYRFWSHLGYEANGSALFTAEADVFGTTLDNVYVEQFLPKNVGMVVQHLGDQATDRAILVGTHQALGDIRKTAQDPDDGGSAVAAALLAHIRDEFDLVIVDEGHYEPAISWSRGVREFNLPTLLLSATPYRNDYKSFRVRGRYLFNFPYRQAVDGRIIRPADIIVPEGDVGPVVREAAIPQFVGILQKELLERLREAERWFLNGVTPKVMVRGDDLETLTLLQTEINRVFETQAVVIHDRAKKTQQNRDMFTSVASALRSRPDAKFWIHQNKLMEGIDDPSFVAVAIFDLMGNARQLVQQIGRATRYSRGEDGIPQAGWILSTPANAERIRTTWERYQGYEDYAARNTAHIVTNEVTLPDRLLEYMAEYQYIGGEFRGRFEFEQPLAAGDIQLPRTAAVLRTAAPLPDIRVFATVIEEAIMDKDRFKITPIEGMPNGSIGFSYYAWRNSPYLIDRFFSEWKLGVFLAVQQGELVFMHDTEGLVVDMDGLSLKRAGRSVMEKAFPESDDNPSRLSRMSFSSLDMSQHAIRAMALRTRSFADAFTDLLDPSLVPATAAGFVNGTARYVGFNRSRLRDASERHVSVADYVTWTTEIAAELADADRERSHVFNRYAALVEDIDDQEAQPVSILLDPSLDDMRDDEAGGAAWVLLEDIDYFDLCAEVDGATGGFTIQIGDEDVPCSVEFVSETRKYRVTSPRLDELAPAQEGEDRRQALTLIQRLNKGQAFRILTQRDSVVYSEGNFYEPKMQWVQDGGVKPVLEYIHASPTLDDVLTEKGDDQYAANRAHWYRQSIFGLFSVTCEGQRAANGIADDKLTAEIEAIPVWLCDDDSREAADFIGFDPDNRKIVFVHAKVGDVGRGGTGYHVGGLQDVGRQALASLGFISRGQPSTVWTPDRWETDVQANQVRLHGRSRIFRNPNGLTSAQLNDLLHASCRNPSFDREIWIVGAKMARRQALVEGLNQERWPNRLRQFLIHWDAMQTACARANTRLKFYCSN; from the coding sequence GTGAATCTAAAAGAACTAATTTCGGATGAGCGGACGTCGATTACGGGACAGGGAATCGATAACAGAGCCTATTCGCGGACCCTCCGGCACCTTCGAAGCTACAACTTCTGGGAGGGTGTCGACGATGCGCCACACCTCTGGGGGCACCAGCAAGCAGCTATCGCCACGGTCGTTGCCTATCTGCACGGGGACAAGCAGATACCGGAGCGGCCCGAGCACACAGAAGCTGCGCTCCTAAAGCTACCCACCGGCACAGGCAAGTCTGGCATCATTGCGATCCTTGCGCGGTGTCTGCCGGAGGTCCGCCGTGTTCTCGTATTGACGCCACGCACTGCGCTGACTGAGCAACTCCTGGCGGACATCCGTTACCGTTTCTGGTCTCACCTTGGGTATGAGGCAAACGGCTCGGCGCTCTTCACCGCGGAGGCCGACGTGTTCGGCACCACGCTTGACAACGTGTATGTCGAACAATTCTTGCCCAAGAATGTCGGCATGGTGGTGCAGCATCTGGGCGATCAGGCCACTGATCGCGCCATTCTCGTCGGCACGCATCAGGCGCTCGGCGACATCCGCAAGACGGCACAAGATCCTGATGATGGCGGTTCGGCAGTTGCAGCAGCTCTTTTAGCGCATATCCGGGACGAGTTTGATCTCGTGATCGTCGATGAAGGTCATTACGAGCCTGCTATCTCGTGGTCACGCGGCGTTCGAGAATTCAATCTGCCGACTCTTCTATTGAGCGCAACGCCTTACAGGAACGACTACAAGTCGTTTCGTGTGCGCGGACGTTATCTCTTCAACTTCCCTTACAGGCAGGCAGTTGACGGGCGTATTATCCGTCCCGCCGATATCATCGTGCCAGAAGGCGACGTCGGACCAGTTGTGCGGGAAGCTGCAATCCCACAGTTTGTCGGCATTCTGCAGAAGGAATTGCTCGAGCGCCTGCGGGAGGCCGAACGCTGGTTTTTGAACGGCGTAACGCCAAAAGTCATGGTGCGCGGTGATGACCTTGAGACCCTCACGCTCTTACAGACCGAGATTAACCGCGTCTTCGAAACGCAAGCTGTCGTGATCCATGACCGCGCGAAGAAGACGCAGCAGAACCGGGACATGTTCACCAGCGTCGCGTCCGCTCTTCGGTCCCGCCCTGACGCGAAGTTCTGGATTCACCAGAACAAGCTCATGGAGGGGATTGACGATCCGTCATTCGTTGCCGTCGCCATCTTCGATCTCATGGGCAATGCACGACAACTCGTGCAGCAGATTGGACGTGCGACCAGATATTCGCGGGGTGAGGATGGTATACCCCAGGCAGGTTGGATTCTTTCCACTCCTGCCAATGCCGAGCGTATTCGGACTACTTGGGAGAGATACCAAGGCTACGAGGATTATGCGGCGCGGAACACCGCGCATATCGTCACGAACGAGGTTACGCTTCCGGACCGCCTGCTCGAATACATGGCCGAGTATCAATATATTGGCGGTGAATTTCGGGGGCGCTTCGAGTTCGAACAGCCACTCGCCGCAGGCGACATCCAGCTTCCCCGAACCGCCGCTGTTCTGAGAACTGCCGCACCGCTTCCCGACATCCGTGTGTTCGCCACGGTGATCGAAGAAGCAATCATGGACAAGGACCGGTTTAAGATTACGCCGATTGAAGGCATGCCGAATGGTTCGATCGGTTTTTCCTACTATGCGTGGCGAAACTCGCCGTACCTGATCGACCGGTTCTTTTCTGAATGGAAGCTTGGGGTTTTCCTTGCTGTCCAACAGGGTGAACTCGTTTTCATGCACGATACAGAAGGCCTTGTGGTGGATATGGACGGCCTAAGCCTCAAACGAGCGGGCAGGTCGGTCATGGAAAAGGCCTTCCCCGAGAGTGACGACAATCCGTCCCGACTTTCCCGCATGTCCTTCTCCTCTCTCGACATGTCCCAACATGCGATCCGGGCAATGGCTCTGCGGACTCGTTCTTTTGCAGATGCTTTTACCGATTTGCTTGATCCTTCGCTCGTTCCTGCAACTGCCGCCGGTTTTGTAAACGGGACCGCCCGGTATGTTGGCTTTAATCGCTCGCGCCTGCGCGATGCTTCGGAGCGCCATGTTTCGGTTGCAGACTATGTTACATGGACTACAGAAATTGCCGCCGAGCTGGCGGATGCCGATCGGGAACGAAGCCATGTCTTTAATCGATATGCTGCCTTGGTCGAAGATATCGATGACCAAGAAGCCCAGCCGGTTTCGATCCTGCTTGACCCATCGCTTGACGACATGCGCGACGACGAGGCCGGTGGTGCGGCCTGGGTTCTCCTTGAGGACATCGATTACTTTGATCTATGTGCCGAGGTGGATGGCGCAACAGGCGGATTCACGATCCAGATCGGCGACGAGGATGTGCCGTGTAGCGTCGAGTTCGTTTCGGAAACCCGCAAATACAGGGTTACCAGCCCAAGGCTGGATGAGCTTGCTCCAGCGCAGGAAGGAGAGGATAGGCGTCAGGCCTTGACGCTCATACAGCGGCTTAACAAAGGGCAGGCCTTCCGAATTCTCACACAGCGTGACAGCGTCGTGTATTCGGAGGGCAATTTCTACGAACCGAAGATGCAGTGGGTTCAGGACGGTGGCGTCAAACCGGTTCTCGAATATATCCACGCATCGCCCACGCTCGATGATGTCCTGACCGAGAAGGGCGACGATCAATACGCCGCAAATCGTGCACATTGGTACAGGCAATCCATTTTCGGGCTTTTTTCGGTAACATGCGAAGGCCAGCGCGCTGCCAACGGGATCGCGGATGACAAACTTACCGCCGAAATTGAAGCCATACCGGTCTGGTTGTGTGATGACGATAGCCGTGAAGCCGCGGACTTCATAGGTTTTGATCCTGATAACAGGAAGATCGTGTTTGTTCACGCAAAGGTCGGCGATGTGGGGCGGGGCGGCACCGGATATCATGTCGGCGGACTACAGGATGTCGGTCGGCAAGCACTCGCAAGCCTCGGGTTTATCTCGCGCGGACAGCCATCCACGGTCTGGACGCCCGATCGATGGGAAACCGACGTACAGGCTAATCAAGTCAGGCTACATGGTCGTAGCCGCATCTTTCGGAATCCTAACGGTCTCACATCTGCTCAACTCAACGATCTGCTCCACGCGTCGTGTCGAAATCCGTCCTTTGATCGTGAAATCTGGATTGTCGGAGCGAAGATGGCGCGCAGGCAAGCGCTTGTGGAGGGCCTGAACCAAGAGCGTTGGCCGAACCGCCTGCGGCAGTTCCTGATTCATTGGGATGCCATGCAGACGGCCTGTGCCAGAGCAAACACGCGGCTGAAGTTCTATTGTTCCAATTAG
- a CDS encoding ParB/RepB/Spo0J family partition protein: MTKAVQKITLSPSRDIPFDKLVLSQSNVRRIKAGVSVEELAEDIGRRGLLQSLSVRPVLANDGTETGKFEIPAGGRRFQALSLLVKQKRLAKTTPIPCIVRDAASDILAEDDSLAENMQRVALHPLDQFRAFVALRDKGQSDAEIAAAFFVTPQIVKQRLKLASVAPTLLEIYAEDGMTLEQLMAFTVNPDHARQVQVWDVIHSSWNKEPFQIRRMLTETSVRASDRRAVFVGVDAYEAAGGRMLHDLFQGDDGGWLEDPALLDRLVTEKLQAEAETVAVEGWKWIEVALDLPYGYSHGLRSLSGDPAPMTDDEGAAHAKLLAEYRALEEEYAGRDDIPEEIDARLGVLETEMEKIETRPLIFDAEEIGRAGAFVTLDRYGALAVYRGYVRPQDEPVDETAVQDGADPALAGQGADRDLTDGHGSAVHGGTVITSGGQLIGADLPEDEDDGALKPLPERLVMELTAHRTLALREAIGRSPDVALTLLLLKLVTDTFRTSSASGSCLEASVRQVYMSAQAPDLKDSVVAKLVDERHAEWEADLPLGDDAALWDYLTVLDQGSRLALLAHCLSFGVNALHEKVNPYGAGISAGGLTRRMAHADLVARATGLDMVEAGWEPTVDTYLNRVPKARILEAVREAKGEGTAQLLDHLKKGEMASEAERLLKGSGWLPEVLRRNDLVALDGEGHAEGQGADVDAEVADSVSEADLPAFLTDDLPAEGASMLAAE; the protein is encoded by the coding sequence ATGACGAAAGCTGTCCAGAAAATCACCCTGTCCCCTTCACGGGATATCCCTTTCGACAAGCTGGTGCTGAGCCAGTCCAATGTGCGGCGCATCAAGGCTGGCGTGTCCGTCGAGGAACTGGCCGAAGACATTGGCCGCCGCGGCCTCTTGCAGAGCCTGAGCGTGCGGCCCGTCTTGGCTAACGATGGTACCGAGACCGGCAAGTTCGAGATACCGGCCGGGGGCCGCCGGTTCCAGGCATTGTCCTTGCTGGTGAAGCAAAAGCGGTTGGCGAAGACGACGCCCATTCCTTGCATCGTGCGCGATGCTGCGTCCGACATCCTGGCCGAGGACGATTCCCTTGCAGAAAACATGCAGCGCGTCGCCCTGCACCCGCTCGATCAGTTCCGCGCGTTTGTGGCGCTGCGGGACAAGGGTCAGAGCGACGCAGAGATTGCTGCCGCCTTCTTCGTGACGCCGCAGATCGTGAAGCAGCGCCTGAAACTCGCTTCCGTCGCCCCTACCCTGCTTGAGATCTACGCCGAGGATGGCATGACGCTGGAGCAGCTTATGGCCTTCACCGTGAACCCCGATCACGCGCGTCAGGTTCAGGTCTGGGATGTGATCCATTCATCCTGGAACAAGGAGCCATTCCAAATCCGGCGCATGCTGACCGAGACCTCGGTTCGGGCGTCCGACCGGCGTGCGGTCTTTGTGGGTGTTGATGCCTACGAAGCGGCGGGCGGCAGGATGCTGCATGACCTGTTCCAAGGCGATGATGGAGGTTGGCTCGAAGACCCTGCCCTGCTTGATCGGCTGGTGACGGAAAAACTCCAGGCCGAGGCAGAGACGGTTGCAGTTGAGGGCTGGAAGTGGATCGAGGTCGCACTCGACCTGCCCTACGGCTACAGCCACGGCCTGCGGTCCCTGTCCGGCGATCCGGCACCGATGACGGATGACGAAGGCGCGGCCCATGCCAAGCTTCTCGCCGAGTACCGGGCGCTGGAAGAAGAATACGCAGGTCGGGATGATATCCCTGAAGAGATCGACGCGCGGCTTGGCGTGTTGGAAACGGAGATGGAAAAGATCGAGACCCGGCCGTTGATCTTCGACGCGGAGGAGATCGGGCGGGCAGGGGCGTTCGTCACGCTCGACCGCTACGGCGCTCTGGCAGTCTATCGCGGCTATGTGCGTCCACAGGATGAGCCCGTTGACGAGACCGCGGTCCAGGATGGTGCTGATCCTGCGCTGGCGGGGCAGGGGGCTGATCGTGATCTCACCGATGGCCATGGCAGTGCCGTTCATGGCGGAACCGTCATCACGTCGGGTGGCCAGCTGATCGGAGCAGACTTGCCGGAGGATGAGGACGACGGGGCATTGAAGCCACTGCCCGAGCGGTTGGTCATGGAGTTGACGGCCCACCGGACGCTGGCGCTGCGTGAAGCGATCGGGCGCTCGCCGGATGTCGCGCTGACGCTGCTGCTGCTGAAGCTGGTGACGGACACCTTCCGCACCTCCTCTGCTTCGGGCAGCTGTCTCGAGGCATCCGTGCGTCAGGTCTATATGTCGGCGCAGGCGCCCGATCTGAAGGACAGCGTGGTGGCAAAGCTGGTCGACGAGCGTCACGCGGAATGGGAAGCCGATCTGCCGCTTGGCGATGATGCAGCACTCTGGGACTATCTGACGGTCCTCGACCAGGGCAGTCGGCTGGCCTTGCTGGCGCATTGCCTCAGCTTCGGCGTCAATGCGCTGCATGAGAAGGTGAACCCATACGGGGCAGGCATCTCCGCAGGCGGACTGACCCGTCGTATGGCGCATGCCGATCTCGTGGCGCGCGCGACAGGTCTCGATATGGTGGAGGCGGGATGGGAGCCGACGGTGGACACCTATCTCAACCGCGTGCCCAAGGCCCGCATCCTCGAGGCCGTGCGCGAGGCGAAAGGGGAGGGGACTGCCCAACTCCTCGATCACCTGAAGAAAGGCGAGATGGCCAGTGAGGCCGAGCGCTTGCTGAAGGGCAGCGGCTGGTTGCCCGAGGTCCTGCGCCGGAACGATCTCGTGGCGCTGGACGGTGAGGGCCATGCCGAAGGGCAGGGGGCGGATGTCGATGCCGAAGTGGCCGACAGCGTCAGTGAGGCTGACCTTCCTGCATTCCTGACGGATGACCTGCCTGCTGAAGGCGCGTCGATGCTGGCCGCAGAGTAA